One region of Mangifera indica cultivar Alphonso chromosome 3, CATAS_Mindica_2.1, whole genome shotgun sequence genomic DNA includes:
- the LOC123210883 gene encoding uncharacterized protein LOC123210883, whose amino-acid sequence MDSSKKSNKISDIVRLQQILKKWKKLANAPKNTNKNSTSSSITPPNPSNTTNKRIKFLKKTLSFSDVSTAGASNDVVPKGFLAVCVGKELKRFIIPTEYLSHQAFGILLREAEEEFGFQQEGVLKIPCEVCVFEKILKVVEEKKDVFYLHELGFPSEKDMIGCCSSDSELTPSHYSQMCRWING is encoded by the coding sequence ATGGATTCATCAAAGAAGTCTAATAAAATTAGTGACATTGTTAGACTTCAACAAATCCTAAAGAAGTGGAAAAAGCTTGCAAATGCACCCAAAAACACCAACAAAAATTCAACCAGCTCTTCCATTACTCCTCCTAATCCATCAAATACTACCAATAAAAGAATCAAGTTTCTAAAGAAAACCCTCTCTTTCTCTGATGTTTCAACAGCAGGCGCATCAAACGACGTCGTCCCGAAAGGGTTTTTGGCGGTTTGTGTGGGGAAAGAGTTGAAGAGATTTATCATCCCAACTGAGTATTTGAGTCACCAGGCATTTGGGATATTACTTAGAGAAGCTGAAGAGGAATTTGGGTTTCAACAAGAGGGAGTGTTGAAGATTCCATGTGAAGTCTGTGTATTTGAGAAGATCTTGAAGGTGgttgaagagaaaaaagatgTGTTTTATTTACATGAATTAGGGTTTCCTTCAGAGAAAGATATGATTGGTTGTTGCTCTTCAGACAGCGAGTTGACACCTTCTCATTATTCTCAAATGTGTAGATGGATAAATGGTTAA